The following proteins come from a genomic window of Bradyrhizobium paxllaeri:
- a CDS encoding flavin monoamine oxidase family protein, which produces MTSLPSSVDVAIIGAGAAGLGAANALKDSGLSVLVLEARDRVGGRAHTIMASPDVTFDVGCGWLHSADENSFVKIAEQLGFEINRSLPPWRERAHGKAFPQEDRDDFIRALNAFYDRAEQAAAEAEKSGRDAVASLYLEAGNRWNPMIDAISTYVNGCELDQVSILDMDAYEDTDINWRVRRGYGALVAAYGATCQVALNCAVTLIDHAGKRVRIETSRGSLTADKVIVTVPTNLIADESIRFHPALSAKVDAARGLPLGLADKVTLALDEPEALPIEGNLRGATMRTAMGTYHIRPFGQPCIEGFFGGRYAQSLEDAGDGAIAAASIDEIVSFLGNDFRRKLKPLAESRWAHDPFARGSYSHALPGHAGDRAVLAAPVDGRLFFAGEATSPEFFTTAHGARDSGERAAEEVKASQIKS; this is translated from the coding sequence CGCGTCGGCGGCCGTGCCCACACGATCATGGCCTCGCCCGACGTCACCTTCGACGTTGGCTGCGGCTGGCTGCATTCGGCGGACGAGAATTCCTTCGTCAAAATCGCCGAACAGCTCGGCTTCGAAATCAACCGATCACTGCCGCCCTGGCGCGAGCGCGCCCATGGCAAGGCGTTCCCGCAGGAAGACCGCGACGACTTCATCCGCGCGCTGAACGCATTCTATGACCGCGCCGAGCAGGCCGCGGCGGAAGCGGAGAAGAGCGGTCGCGACGCCGTCGCCAGCCTTTATCTGGAAGCCGGCAATCGCTGGAATCCGATGATCGACGCGATCTCGACTTACGTGAACGGCTGCGAGCTCGATCAGGTCTCCATTCTCGACATGGACGCCTATGAGGACACCGACATCAACTGGCGCGTCCGCCGCGGCTACGGCGCCCTCGTTGCAGCCTACGGCGCGACATGCCAAGTCGCGCTCAATTGCGCGGTGACGCTGATCGATCACGCAGGCAAGCGCGTCCGCATCGAGACCTCGCGAGGTTCGCTGACCGCGGACAAGGTAATCGTCACCGTGCCGACCAATCTGATCGCCGACGAATCGATCCGCTTTCACCCCGCGCTATCAGCCAAGGTCGACGCCGCGCGCGGCCTGCCGCTCGGCCTCGCCGACAAGGTGACGCTGGCGCTGGACGAGCCGGAGGCGCTGCCGATCGAGGGCAATCTGCGCGGCGCCACCATGCGCACCGCGATGGGCACCTATCACATCCGCCCATTCGGCCAGCCCTGCATCGAAGGCTTCTTCGGCGGCCGTTACGCGCAATCGCTGGAAGATGCCGGCGATGGCGCGATTGCCGCAGCCAGCATCGACGAGATCGTCTCATTCCTCGGCAACGATTTCCGCCGCAAGCTGAAGCCGCTCGCCGAGTCGCGCTGGGCCCACGACCCGTTTGCGCGCGGCTCCTACTCGCACGCGCTGCCGGGACATGCGGGGGATCGGGCGGTACTGGCAGCGCCGGTCGACGGCCGGCTGTTCTTTGCGGGAGAAGCGACCTCGCCGGAGTTCTTCACGACCGCGCACGGGGCGCGGGATAGCGGTGAGAGGGCGGCGGAGGAAGTGAAGGCTTCGCAGATCAAGTCTTGA